GCTGGAGCATGAGCGTGAAGCCAAAGCCGCATTTGAATCTCGGGAAAAGATGGCCAAGGAACTTCATGATGGAATCGCCCAATCCCTTTTTTTATTATCGGTGAAAGTAGGGCGTTTGGAGGAACAAGCCAAGCAGGATCAACAGCTGGACGATGTGTATTCGATTAAAAAAACGGTTCATGAAGTCAATCGTTATGTACGCCAGGCCATTGCCGATTTACGTTATGATCCTAACGTTGACAACACCTTCACTATGAACGAATCGATTACACTACTTGGTCAAGTTCGAAGAATTGTCAAAGATATCCCCGTCCGAATCGAACTGGATTGGAACATCCCGGATGATACATTTACGGACAAAGAGAAAGTAGAACTGCTCGCTTGTATTCGGGAAGCCCTCTTTAATATTCAAAAGCATGCATCAGCTTCCCAAGGATGGATTCAGGGAAACGGGTACAA
Above is a window of Paenibacillus sp. E222 DNA encoding:
- a CDS encoding sensor histidine kinase, with the translated sequence MSYKQIKWMILLIPTLTVALWEYVRHRFLLPYISMDLGNWLTPVIVYVVSITLLTRLFLILERIQKELEHEREAKAAFESREKMAKELHDGIAQSLFLLSVKVGRLEEQAKQDQQLDDVYSIKKTVHEVNRYVRQAIADLRYDPNVDNTFTMNESITLLGQVRRIVKDIPVRIELDWNIPDDTFTDKEKVELLACIREALFNIQKHASASQGWIQGNGYKNCWNITIRDNGKGFEMNPFERKDRYGLKIMRERMNELNFNMQFRREQQLTVVEFSKDGEML